The following coding sequences are from one Streptomyces sp. NBC_01294 window:
- a CDS encoding NAD(P)/FAD-dependent oxidoreductase: MSARVTVVGGGVIALLTAVECVLEGHKVTVVDQGPIPHSRATSFDQHRILRALHPADPRTTEAALRAHRRWVELEELFLTRFYEQVGALTVLPPAAAADGAAMLGDAGGSARELTAAGLSDRYPHLHVDGGLGAVLEDEAGVLLAERVLAACVGWLKWQRGIELIEHRAVTAVDGESGSVRLVDGRVLHGDAVLVAVGPWSRGLLPQAVAERLTLHRQSLLYCRVPRNQARAWAATPAIPALGTRGGAWLIPPVAGTALKLTSATACRVVDDITDYATDPYWQRKLEKEFGDILPGFGPAWVTAAKDAYYTSFTETGGPLLVALGGAGYAYAACGGTSFKFAPLIARSLADRLTGRSPSLIGLGALDGPPLDVHAPQLAGL, encoded by the coding sequence ATGTCGGCGAGGGTGACGGTAGTGGGCGGCGGTGTGATCGCCCTGCTCACGGCGGTCGAGTGCGTGCTCGAAGGACACAAGGTCACGGTCGTGGACCAAGGCCCCATCCCGCACAGCAGAGCCACCTCTTTCGACCAGCACCGGATCCTGCGGGCCCTGCACCCCGCGGATCCGCGGACCACGGAGGCCGCGCTGCGGGCACACCGCCGCTGGGTCGAACTGGAAGAGCTCTTCCTGACGCGGTTCTACGAGCAGGTCGGCGCGCTCACCGTGCTGCCGCCCGCGGCGGCGGCGGACGGCGCGGCGATGCTCGGCGACGCCGGGGGCAGCGCGAGGGAGCTGACGGCGGCCGGCCTGTCCGACCGCTATCCGCACCTGCACGTGGACGGCGGTCTCGGCGCGGTGCTCGAGGACGAGGCGGGGGTCCTGCTCGCCGAACGCGTCCTGGCCGCCTGTGTCGGCTGGCTGAAGTGGCAGCGGGGCATCGAGCTGATCGAGCACCGGGCCGTGACCGCCGTGGACGGCGAGAGCGGCAGCGTACGGCTGGTGGACGGGCGGGTGCTGCACGGTGACGCGGTGCTCGTGGCGGTGGGGCCCTGGTCCCGGGGCCTGCTGCCGCAGGCCGTCGCGGAACGGCTGACCCTGCACCGGCAGTCCCTCCTCTACTGCCGGGTGCCCCGCAACCAGGCGCGGGCCTGGGCGGCCACCCCGGCCATCCCGGCCCTGGGCACCAGGGGCGGGGCCTGGCTGATCCCGCCGGTGGCGGGCACGGCCCTCAAACTGACCTCGGCCACCGCCTGCCGGGTGGTGGACGACATCACCGACTACGCCACCGACCCGTACTGGCAGCGCAAGCTGGAGAAGGAGTTCGGGGACATCCTCCCCGGCTTCGGCCCGGCCTGGGTCACCGCCGCCAAGGACGCCTACTACACGTCCTTCACCGAGACCGGCGGCCCGCTGCTGGTCGCCCTAGGCGGCGCGGGATACGCGTACGCGGCCTGCGGTGGCACATCCTTCAAGTTCGCGCCGCTCATCGCACGGTCGCTGGCCGACCGGCTGACCGGCAGGAGTCCGTCGCTGATCGGCCTCGGCGCGCTCGACGGGCCACCGCTGGACGTCCACGCCCCGCAGCTCGCGGGCCTGTGA
- a CDS encoding ABC transporter substrate-binding protein produces the protein MTPPTTPLRGGSVTWACTSGFSPVFIFPFTPGEYYGVANLHEFQTLMYRPLYWYGSGGQPTVDYERSLAEPPQWSEDGLTATITVKPYKWSNGETVDADNVMLWMHLLEAEKDSFGGYTPGFFPDNLAGYEKVADDKVSFTFDRAYSHNWVLMNQFSTITPLPRAWDRTGDDRPADATHDPAQASAVYAYLRACNDERKSWDTSPVWSVVNGPWKLSSYTIDGVSGEAVLVPNESYSGPNKPYLDEFRLVPTASDTEQYEMLRRGPDALDGVQIGFLPFDEVTEPAEDPQRGGPNPLGEHYDLVPQLTYKIHYFPINFNNPTVAGKIFKQLYFRQALQSCLDSRGAIRDVYKGYGYPTTGPIPALPDSPLLSPAAHGDPYPFDVDAARRFLTENGWDTSSTPGTCVREGTGPGEAGEGIPAGTPLRFSMRYAKGHETLTEVMRKFAADAARAGIEIVLTEVEASVLVLEDTTCTPGPDSPCLWEFSDWNGGWGYGPGFYPTGEALYSTGSSVNFGSYSDPKADELIARTVVSDDLEDLYAYQDHIAQQVPVIWMPNFPFRLLEVAKDLQGVAPVNPFGLINPEDWHYVGEER, from the coding sequence ATGACCCCGCCCACCACCCCGCTCCGCGGGGGCAGCGTGACCTGGGCCTGCACCAGCGGCTTCAGCCCGGTCTTCATCTTCCCGTTCACCCCCGGCGAGTACTACGGGGTGGCCAACCTGCACGAGTTCCAGACGCTGATGTACCGCCCGCTGTACTGGTACGGCAGCGGCGGCCAGCCGACGGTCGACTACGAGCGCAGCCTGGCCGAGCCGCCGCAGTGGAGCGAGGACGGCCTGACGGCGACGATCACCGTCAAGCCCTACAAGTGGTCCAACGGCGAGACGGTCGACGCCGACAACGTGATGCTGTGGATGCACCTCCTGGAGGCCGAGAAGGACAGCTTCGGCGGCTACACGCCGGGCTTCTTCCCGGACAACCTGGCCGGCTACGAGAAGGTCGCCGACGACAAGGTCAGCTTCACCTTCGACCGCGCCTACTCGCACAACTGGGTGCTGATGAACCAGTTCAGCACCATCACCCCGCTGCCCAGGGCATGGGACCGCACCGGCGACGACCGGCCGGCCGACGCCACCCACGACCCGGCGCAGGCCTCCGCGGTCTACGCCTACCTGCGGGCCTGCAACGACGAGCGCAAGAGCTGGGACACCAGCCCGGTGTGGAGCGTGGTCAACGGTCCCTGGAAGCTGAGCAGTTACACCATCGACGGGGTCTCGGGCGAGGCCGTCCTGGTGCCCAACGAGAGCTACTCGGGCCCCAACAAGCCCTACCTGGACGAGTTCCGGCTGGTGCCCACGGCCTCGGACACCGAGCAGTACGAGATGCTCCGCCGCGGCCCGGACGCGCTCGACGGCGTGCAGATCGGCTTCCTGCCCTTCGACGAGGTCACCGAGCCGGCCGAGGACCCGCAGCGCGGCGGCCCCAATCCGCTGGGCGAGCACTACGATCTCGTGCCCCAGCTCACCTACAAGATCCATTACTTCCCGATCAACTTCAACAACCCGACGGTCGCCGGAAAGATCTTCAAGCAGCTCTACTTCCGCCAGGCCCTGCAGTCCTGCCTCGACTCCCGGGGCGCCATCCGCGACGTCTACAAGGGCTACGGCTACCCGACGACCGGGCCCATCCCGGCGCTGCCGGACAGCCCGCTCCTCTCGCCCGCCGCGCACGGGGACCCGTACCCCTTCGACGTCGACGCGGCCCGCCGCTTCCTGACCGAGAACGGCTGGGACACCAGCTCCACCCCGGGTACGTGCGTCCGCGAGGGCACCGGACCCGGGGAGGCGGGCGAGGGCATTCCCGCCGGCACCCCGCTGCGGTTCTCGATGCGGTACGCCAAGGGGCACGAGACCCTGACCGAGGTCATGCGGAAGTTCGCCGCCGACGCCGCACGGGCCGGCATCGAGATCGTGCTGACCGAGGTCGAGGCGAGCGTCCTGGTCCTGGAGGACACCACCTGCACGCCGGGCCCCGACAGCCCCTGCCTGTGGGAGTTCAGCGACTGGAACGGCGGGTGGGGTTACGGCCCCGGCTTCTACCCGACCGGAGAGGCCCTGTACTCGACCGGCTCCTCGGTCAACTTCGGCAGCTACAGCGACCCGAAGGCGGACGAGCTGATCGCCCGCACGGTGGTCAGCGACGACCTGGAGGACCTCTACGCCTACCAGGACCACATCGCGCAGCAGGTCCCGGTCATCTGGATGCCGAACTTCCCCTTCCGGCTGCTGGAGGTCGCCAAGGACCTCCAGGGCGTGGCCCCGGTCAACCCCTTCGGGCTGATCAACCCCGAGGACTGGCACTACGTCGGCGAGGAGCGGTGA
- a CDS encoding YbaK/EbsC family protein → MYQRLIDLLDGHRARYRLIDHPAEGRTDLASVLRGHPLEQAAKCIIVRVSITKRVGKYVLAVVPGDRQVDLDAVAALFGGGRTAFATPEIAERLAGSVCGTVMPLSFHPDLHLVVDEGLILTEELYFNAARLDRSVALSTPDYLAIATPQVAAIATAGDRVLTHSAR, encoded by the coding sequence ATGTACCAGCGGCTGATCGACCTCCTCGACGGGCACCGGGCCCGCTACCGGCTGATCGACCACCCGGCCGAGGGCCGGACGGACCTGGCGAGCGTCCTGCGCGGCCACCCGCTGGAGCAGGCCGCCAAGTGCATCATCGTCCGCGTCAGCATCACCAAGCGGGTCGGCAAGTACGTGCTCGCGGTGGTGCCCGGGGACCGGCAGGTCGACCTGGACGCGGTCGCCGCGCTGTTCGGCGGGGGCCGCACGGCCTTCGCCACCCCCGAGATCGCCGAGCGGCTGGCCGGCAGCGTCTGCGGCACGGTGATGCCGCTGAGCTTCCATCCCGATCTGCACCTCGTCGTCGACGAGGGCCTGATCCTCACCGAAGAGCTCTACTTCAACGCGGCCCGCCTGGACCGCTCCGTGGCCCTGTCCACCCCCGACTACCTGGCCATCGCCACGCCGCAGGTCGCGGCCATCGCGACGGCCGGGGACCGGGTCCTGACCCACTCCGCGAGGTGA
- a CDS encoding ATP-grasp domain-containing protein, with amino-acid sequence MKLLAIEASQNATYYVSRYQQIQDRGAQVYVLNGLGTEDFWDAERYRIAGSKHIEDIVTAAKVWHAEEEFEGVLTFSESGVVTVAVVADALGLPTIGFEAARTSRNKLLMRQAHERGGAAHPGFRYAPDAEAAVAAGAELGYPLILKPTLGAASNFVFKVDDAEEMRARFEDATRGIETMSWALMEADGLDLGPNGIIIEGYLDGHEHLIEALAWDDEVYLGSIVDRITVESGTFDDDVHHAPSSLTPEQVAAVHEVVRDAAHAQGLRRSVLHAEVRFHQGKPFILEIAIRPGGGGLDHMARISAGHDPIQCVVDVARGTRPDVSHYAPTSVHTAAMCLISGAGTVESIEVPADVAEDPAVFFLKITAGPGTVVKRPPAGNTILGFLGATGTSLTEALTTAHVLATRIRTEMRPEHG; translated from the coding sequence GGAGCGCTACCGGATCGCCGGATCCAAGCACATCGAGGACATCGTCACGGCCGCCAAGGTCTGGCACGCGGAGGAGGAGTTCGAAGGGGTCCTGACCTTCTCGGAGTCCGGGGTCGTCACGGTCGCGGTCGTCGCCGACGCGCTGGGACTGCCGACCATCGGGTTCGAAGCCGCCCGGACCAGCCGCAACAAGCTGCTGATGCGCCAGGCGCACGAGCGCGGCGGCGCGGCCCACCCCGGCTTCCGCTACGCCCCCGACGCCGAGGCCGCGGTGGCCGCCGGCGCGGAGCTGGGCTACCCGCTGATCCTCAAGCCGACCCTGGGCGCGGCCAGCAACTTCGTGTTCAAGGTCGACGACGCCGAGGAGATGCGCGCCCGCTTCGAGGACGCCACCCGGGGCATCGAGACCATGTCCTGGGCGCTGATGGAGGCGGACGGCCTGGACCTGGGGCCGAACGGGATCATCATCGAGGGCTACCTCGACGGCCACGAGCACCTCATCGAGGCGCTGGCCTGGGACGACGAGGTGTACCTCGGCTCCATCGTGGACCGGATCACCGTCGAGAGCGGGACCTTCGACGACGACGTCCACCACGCGCCGAGCTCCCTGACCCCCGAGCAGGTGGCCGCCGTCCACGAGGTGGTCCGGGACGCGGCGCACGCCCAGGGACTGCGCCGGTCGGTGCTGCACGCCGAGGTGAGGTTCCACCAGGGCAAGCCGTTCATCCTGGAGATCGCGATCCGTCCCGGCGGCGGCGGTCTCGACCACATGGCACGGATCAGCGCGGGCCACGACCCCATCCAGTGCGTGGTGGACGTGGCCCGGGGCACCCGGCCCGACGTCTCGCACTACGCGCCGACGTCCGTGCACACCGCCGCGATGTGCCTGATCAGCGGGGCGGGCACGGTCGAGTCGATCGAGGTGCCGGCCGACGTCGCCGAGGACCCCGCGGTGTTCTTCCTCAAGATCACGGCCGGGCCGGGGACCGTCGTCAAGCGGCCGCCGGCGGGCAACACCATCCTCGGCTTCCTCGGGGCCACCGGCACCTCCCTGACGGAGGCGCTGACCACGGCCCACGTCCTGGCCACCCGCATCCGTACGGAGATGAGGCCGGAACATGGCTGA
- a CDS encoding MmcQ/YjbR family DNA-binding protein yields MVTVHDVRRLALALPRTEEHLIRDRVKFRIGQIVYLALSRDESELGFAFPKEERAALVAAEPEKFFLPRESDLRFHWVEARLPALDLDELTELVTEAWRMVVPARVAREHLDPPAAPEPPPAPTLAELEASAEVFNGFAGVDRSWLALREETAGALDLSDAGHRTALHRWLNSWGCRIRYPREGEPDLFGEGLAAWWGRHRLPDAPLAGLTPRDIARFVRAYEELAALPIGRRSLGPTAASKALYALRPASVMPWDAAIADRLHGARDGAAFGRHLRIGRSWARAALAEAGGTDEVALCARLGRPGIPLSKILDEHLYVTITYDARKT; encoded by the coding sequence GTGGTCACGGTGCACGACGTACGGCGGCTCGCGCTCGCCCTGCCCAGGACCGAGGAGCACCTGATCCGGGACCGGGTGAAGTTCCGGATCGGCCAGATCGTCTATCTGGCGCTCTCCCGGGACGAGAGCGAACTGGGCTTCGCCTTCCCCAAGGAGGAGCGGGCGGCGCTCGTCGCCGCCGAGCCGGAGAAGTTCTTCCTGCCGCGCGAGTCCGACCTGCGGTTCCACTGGGTGGAGGCCAGGCTCCCGGCCCTGGACCTGGACGAGCTGACGGAGCTGGTGACCGAGGCCTGGCGGATGGTGGTGCCGGCCCGGGTCGCCCGCGAGCACCTGGACCCGCCCGCCGCACCGGAGCCCCCGCCCGCCCCGACCCTGGCCGAACTGGAGGCCTCGGCCGAGGTGTTCAACGGGTTCGCGGGAGTCGACCGCAGCTGGCTGGCGCTGCGCGAGGAGACGGCGGGCGCCCTCGACCTCTCCGACGCCGGGCACCGCACGGCCCTGCACCGCTGGCTGAACTCCTGGGGCTGCCGGATCCGCTACCCGCGCGAGGGCGAGCCCGACCTGTTCGGCGAGGGGCTCGCCGCCTGGTGGGGACGCCACCGCCTGCCGGACGCACCGCTGGCCGGGCTCACCCCGCGCGACATCGCCCGGTTCGTCCGGGCCTACGAGGAACTGGCGGCCCTGCCGATCGGCCGCCGCAGCCTCGGCCCGACCGCCGCCTCCAAGGCGCTGTACGCCCTGCGCCCCGCCTCGGTCATGCCCTGGGACGCGGCCATCGCCGACCGGCTCCACGGGGCCCGCGACGGGGCGGCCTTCGGCCGCCACCTGCGGATCGGCCGGAGCTGGGCGCGTGCGGCGCTCGCGGAGGCCGGCGGCACGGACGAGGTGGCCCTGTGCGCCCGTCTCGGCCGGCCCGGCATTCCCCTGTCGAAGATCCTCGACGAACACCTCTACGTCACGATCACCTACGACGCGAGGAAGACATGA
- the ddaH gene encoding dimethylargininase, with amino-acid sequence MAEPTERRSTKRYYLMCRPTHFEVSYAINPWMNPDKPMDAGLALAQWERIRDLYLGFGHEVSYIDPVEGLPDMVFSANGATVIDDKVLIAKFRHQERAAEADAYRAWFADRGYGEVLVPEHVNEGEGDFAPAGRRVLAGAGFRSDPVAHEELRAFFGLPVVGLTLTDPRFYHLDTALCVLDDDLVAYYPAAFSEESREVLRELYPDAILATRDDAEAFGLNAVSDGLNVVLTETATDLIDELRARGFEPHGVDMSELLKAGGAVKCCTQEIRHR; translated from the coding sequence ATGGCTGAGCCGACGGAGCGGCGGTCCACGAAGCGGTACTACCTGATGTGCCGGCCCACCCACTTCGAGGTGAGCTACGCGATCAACCCGTGGATGAACCCGGACAAGCCGATGGACGCGGGCCTCGCGCTGGCCCAGTGGGAGCGGATTCGGGACCTGTACCTCGGCTTCGGACACGAGGTCTCGTACATCGACCCGGTCGAGGGCCTGCCGGACATGGTGTTCTCCGCCAACGGCGCCACGGTGATCGACGACAAGGTGCTGATCGCGAAGTTCCGCCACCAGGAGCGGGCCGCCGAGGCCGACGCGTACCGCGCCTGGTTCGCGGACCGCGGCTACGGCGAGGTCCTCGTCCCGGAACACGTCAACGAGGGCGAGGGGGACTTCGCCCCGGCCGGCCGGCGCGTCCTGGCCGGCGCGGGATTCCGCAGCGACCCCGTCGCACACGAGGAGCTCCGCGCGTTCTTCGGCCTTCCGGTGGTCGGCCTGACCCTGACCGACCCGCGCTTCTACCACCTGGACACCGCGCTGTGCGTCCTCGACGACGACCTGGTGGCGTACTACCCCGCCGCCTTCTCCGAAGAGAGCAGGGAGGTGCTGCGGGAGCTGTACCCGGACGCGATCCTCGCCACCCGGGACGATGCCGAGGCCTTCGGTCTGAACGCGGTGAGCGACGGACTGAACGTGGTCCTGACGGAGACCGCCACGGACCTGATCGATGAGCTGCGCGCACGCGGCTTCGAGCCGCACGGCGTGGACATGTCGGAACTGCTGAAGGCCGGCGGCGCGGTCAAATGCTGCACTCAGGAGATACGACACCGGTGA
- a CDS encoding NB-ARC domain-containing protein, translated as MGRLERPLAPDAGPVTAFARELRRLRAAAGSPGYRDMATRAMFSASVLSDAAAGYRLPTLQVALAFAEACGGDRAGWERRWHEAARAEGDDGAARPAAKAVQQHQENELRAAGVRAVLPPPAQLPMEPHPLVGRGALLQQARAMTAPSYGEQRAVAPLVISGQVGAGKTAFALRLAHELAVNLPDGQLYANLDPAADGRKDAAGIAGGFLEALGIPADRIPNDPGQRIGLYRSLLNRRRLLVVLDGVQHERQVRELLIAAPESRIIITSRSRLLGLDGIGRIRLPALDRDESMELLAQLLGGDRVGTEPRACLRLADACGDLPLALNLAGRRIAARPEWMLQDAVSELLGDGRPEPGRFLRRLQVGDDSLSVRLDSAYRLLTPWARLMLRQFADSDNPPSVDNVVYESADALAVLVERSAQPVEDLLERLLDAGLLDHSDLPVQYGLTPMARAFALAQPDPTEEAPAPAARPGAPVHARLPR; from the coding sequence GTGGGAAGACTGGAGAGACCGCTGGCCCCCGATGCCGGACCAGTCACCGCGTTCGCCCGGGAGTTGCGCAGGCTGCGGGCCGCGGCCGGCAGTCCCGGCTACCGCGACATGGCCACGCGGGCCATGTTCTCCGCCTCGGTGCTCTCCGACGCGGCCGCCGGATACCGCCTCCCGACCCTTCAGGTGGCCCTCGCCTTCGCGGAGGCCTGTGGCGGGGACCGCGCCGGCTGGGAGCGCCGCTGGCACGAGGCGGCGCGCGCCGAGGGCGATGACGGAGCGGCCCGGCCGGCGGCCAAGGCCGTCCAGCAGCACCAGGAGAACGAGCTGCGCGCCGCCGGCGTGCGCGCCGTCCTGCCGCCGCCCGCCCAGCTGCCGATGGAGCCCCACCCGCTGGTGGGACGGGGTGCACTGCTCCAGCAGGCCAGGGCCATGACGGCCCCTTCGTATGGTGAACAGCGCGCCGTCGCCCCCCTCGTGATCAGTGGTCAGGTCGGCGCGGGCAAGACCGCCTTCGCCCTGCGGCTCGCCCACGAGCTCGCCGTGAACCTGCCCGACGGGCAGCTCTACGCGAACCTGGACCCGGCCGCGGACGGACGCAAGGACGCCGCCGGGATCGCGGGCGGCTTCCTGGAGGCGCTCGGCATCCCCGCCGACCGCATCCCGAACGACCCCGGGCAGCGGATCGGCCTGTACCGCTCGCTGCTCAACCGGCGGCGGCTGCTCGTGGTGCTGGACGGCGTCCAGCACGAGCGCCAGGTACGGGAGCTGCTCATCGCGGCGCCCGAGAGCCGCATCATCATCACCAGCCGCTCCCGGCTGCTGGGCCTCGACGGAATTGGCCGGATCCGGCTGCCCGCCCTGGACCGCGACGAGTCGATGGAGCTGCTCGCGCAGCTGCTGGGCGGCGACCGGGTCGGCACCGAGCCGCGCGCCTGCCTGCGCCTCGCCGATGCCTGCGGGGACCTGCCGCTGGCGCTGAACCTGGCCGGCCGGCGCATCGCGGCCCGGCCCGAGTGGATGCTCCAGGACGCCGTGTCCGAGCTGCTCGGCGACGGACGGCCGGAGCCCGGCCGGTTCCTGAGACGGCTGCAGGTCGGGGACGACTCCCTGAGCGTCCGCCTCGACAGCGCCTACCGGCTGCTGACCCCGTGGGCCCGGCTGATGCTGCGCCAGTTCGCCGACTCGGACAACCCGCCCTCCGTGGACAACGTCGTGTACGAGTCCGCGGACGCGCTCGCCGTCCTGGTCGAGCGGTCCGCCCAGCCGGTGGAGGACCTCCTCGAACGGCTCCTCGACGCGGGCCTGCTCGACCACTCCGACCTGCCGGTGCAGTACGGACTGACCCCGATGGCCCGGGCCTTCGCGCTGGCCCAGCCGGACCCTACGGAGGAGGCGCCGGCGCCCGCCGCCCGCCCCGGGGCGCCCGTGCACGCGCGGCTCCCGCGGTAG
- a CDS encoding ATP-grasp domain-containing protein, with protein sequence MTDDANVTDDGVVILVGSGQQAYREYLLAGAARRRPIWILDAAEPTWQTQYVIGSTTVELLDRERLVPDQEALIAAAEAVAAEHRVVGVFSYDETLVVTTALIAERLGLPGLTPRGADNCRNKHNTRQLLTAAGLPQPHFACVTDAGEALAAADSFGYPVVLKPRGMGASIGVIRVDGPEAVRAAFEVADTASHGGNSAYEGGVLVEECVMGPEISIDGAVFDGSWTPLFLAHKEVGLEPYFEETGHMVSATDPLLADEELLGVLGEAHRALGIGYGITHTEVKLTSRGPVIIEVNARLGGDLIPYLGSLATGIEPGEVAVEVATGSRPAWTPARARTVGIRFLYPHRNGTVRSVDVPSLPDSPGLLEANVMVRPGTSLLLPPEGYLSRYANVICAGDSPLSCEESLAKATALTTIVLDS encoded by the coding sequence ATGACTGATGACGCCAACGTGACCGATGACGGCGTGGTGATCCTGGTCGGCAGCGGACAGCAGGCCTACCGCGAGTACCTGCTCGCGGGCGCGGCCCGCCGACGCCCGATCTGGATCCTGGACGCGGCGGAGCCGACCTGGCAGACGCAGTACGTCATCGGCTCCACCACGGTCGAACTGCTCGACCGGGAACGCCTGGTGCCCGACCAGGAGGCGCTGATCGCGGCCGCCGAGGCGGTGGCCGCCGAGCACCGGGTGGTGGGGGTGTTCAGCTACGACGAGACGCTCGTGGTGACCACCGCGCTCATCGCCGAACGGCTCGGACTGCCCGGCCTGACCCCGCGGGGCGCCGACAACTGCCGCAACAAGCACAACACCCGGCAACTGCTGACCGCCGCCGGGCTGCCGCAGCCGCACTTCGCCTGCGTGACCGACGCCGGGGAGGCGCTCGCCGCGGCCGACTCCTTCGGCTACCCGGTCGTGCTCAAGCCCCGCGGCATGGGGGCGAGCATCGGCGTCATCCGGGTCGACGGACCCGAGGCGGTCCGCGCGGCCTTCGAGGTCGCGGACACCGCCAGCCACGGCGGGAACAGCGCCTACGAGGGCGGGGTGCTGGTCGAGGAATGCGTCATGGGACCCGAGATCAGCATCGACGGAGCGGTCTTCGACGGCAGCTGGACCCCGCTCTTCCTCGCGCACAAGGAAGTGGGCCTGGAGCCCTACTTCGAGGAGACCGGGCACATGGTCAGCGCCACCGACCCGCTGCTGGCCGACGAGGAACTGCTCGGCGTACTCGGGGAAGCCCACCGCGCCCTGGGCATCGGCTACGGGATCACCCACACCGAGGTGAAGCTGACCTCCCGCGGCCCGGTGATCATCGAGGTGAACGCCCGGCTGGGCGGCGACCTCATCCCGTACCTCGGCAGTCTCGCCACCGGGATCGAGCCGGGCGAGGTGGCCGTCGAGGTCGCCACCGGCAGCCGGCCCGCGTGGACGCCGGCCAGGGCCCGCACCGTGGGCATCCGCTTCCTCTACCCGCACCGCAACGGCACGGTCCGCTCGGTCGACGTGCCCTCCCTCCCGGACAGCCCGGGGCTGCTGGAGGCGAACGTCATGGTCCGGCCAGGCACCTCGCTGCTGCTGCCGCCGGAGGGCTACCTCAGCCGGTACGCCAACGTGATCTGCGCCGGCGACTCCCCGCTGAGCTGCGAGGAGTCCCTCGCCAAGGCGACGGCGCTGACCACGATCGTCCTCGACAGCTGA